The following proteins are encoded in a genomic region of Gossypium hirsutum isolate 1008001.06 chromosome D05, Gossypium_hirsutum_v2.1, whole genome shotgun sequence:
- the LOC107902211 gene encoding multiple organellar RNA editing factor 9, chloroplastic: MPLPTPTSTPFFQLTPPSTLGLNSLTAPTPPPPRTIKAAVLDSDYSPRRSSSNEPRETIMLPGCDYNHWLIVMEFPKDPAPTREQMIDTYLNTLATVLGSMKEAKKYAFSTTTYTGFQCTASEETSEKFKGLPVVLWVLPGSYIEVKNKDYGGDKYINGEITPCKYPTYQPKPRKESKSVSKRYERRKDGPPAGQYRPKQAASPSESSS, encoded by the exons ATGCCATTGCCAACACCAACTTCAAC CCCTTTCTTCCAACTCACTCCCCCTTCTACTCTGGGACTCAACTCACTGACTGCACCAACTCCTCCACCTCCTCGTACTATCAAAGCTGCAGTACTTGACAGTGACTATTCACCCAGGAGAAGCAGCAGCAATGAACCCAGGGAAACGATAATGTTACCCGGCTGTGATTATAATCATTGGCTTATTGTTATGGAGTTCCCTAAAGACCCTGCTCCTACTAGAGAACAAATGATTGACACTTACCTCAACACTCTTGCCACTGTTCTTGGCAG CATGAAAGAAGCGAAGAAGTACGCGTTTAGCACCACTACATATACTGGATTCCAATGCACGGCATCGGAAGAAACCTCGGAAAAGTTCAAAG GATTGCCGGTAGTTCTTTGGGTGCTGCCGGGTTCCTACATAGAAGTTAAAAATAAAGATTACGGAG GTGATAAATATATCAACGGAGAAATAACTCCCTGCAAATACCCTACTTACCAACCAAAACCTAGAAAAGAATCAAAATCCGTGAGCAAACGATACGAGCGACGAAAAGACGGTCCACCTGCTGGACAATACAGACCAAAGCAAGCAGCGAGTCCATCGGAATCATCATCTTAG